ACGGCGGCTGTTGTACTGGGGCGACAGGGAAATCCAATGGCTGTGTCTCCTCTGAAAGACGAGTTGCTCGATCTGTCCAATAATCCCACGCGCCGGGCTTCTGCAGCTTTGCTTTTGGGACGCACCCGGTCCTCACAGGCTGTTTCTGCGCTCCTCGATGCTTTAAAAGACCCGCACCCGCTCATCCGCGCAAAGGCAGTAGAAGGTCTGGGTTTGATCGGTCAGGCGCGGGTTGTGCCCGCGCTGGTTCCACTGTTAGACGATCCGGTTCGGCTTGTGCGGTTGGCTCTTGTGCCAGCTATTGAGAATCTGGGCACACACCATCTCGAGGACCAGGACTACAAGCACTATGAGACCATTTTTGCCGAGTACGAACAGGCGAGTAAAGAGGTTTGGGCGACTGATCCCTATGTGCAGGCGTTTCTCGGATGGGCTTATGTGAGGCGGGGGAATACTGAGTTGGCCCAGCGCGCTTTCCAGCGCGCGCTGCGGATTTGGCCCGGCGTTGAGGACGCGGCCAGAGGACTGGCGCAGATACATAACACAGAAAAAAATGACCGATGAGTACAGGACTCACCGGTCGTTTTTTTCGTTTTGGAGCGTCCGTTAGAACGATCCGGTTATGGATACGCGCAGGGGCGGATCAAATAAGTGGCCGAAATTTATATATGCAAAATCGACGCCGATCCTCCGTCCCACGCCCAAATCCTTTTGGACGCCGCCGCCCAGTGTCCAGGTGCCCAGGTCGTAACGCCCCCGGTAACCGGCTCGCAATGCCAGCGTGTTGGCTACCCACAATTCGCCGCCTACGTGCCAGCGCTCGCGGTCATCGATGTGATGTACGAGTTCTGCTGCTACGGTTAGATATGTGGGGTCTCCCTTGCGTCCGTAAGGCTCCATCGCCAAAGCGATGGTGTAGATCAAGGGCTGGGCAATCGAAGTGCCCTGCGGCAGAGAACCGGGAATCACGAGTTCCTGGTCTTTGCCGAAGTTGCGAAGCGTCATGGCCAGGCGCGAACTGCCAAATCCGGTGTAAAAAACACTGGAAAAGTCGAATGAGGCACTGTTGATCTTGTCCTGGTCCAGGGTCTCTTGAATCCACTTTACAGATGCACCCAGCGACAATTTATCGGTCATCTTGTACGCATAACCGAAGTTTATGAAAATATCGCCGGCCGATATATCCCGCGTGAAGCGCCCCTGTGGATCCAGAGGCGTGGTCTCTCGGGAGGTGCCCGCGTCAAACTGAATGACCGACAGCCCAAAGGTCTGCTGGCCGTATCGCCAGGCGACCGCACCGTTGAAGAATTTCGAATCTACCATCCAGCGGGTATATCCCAGGGCATATTCGAATCGCTCGATATGGGTCAATGCCGCTGTGTTCCAGAACATCGCATTGATGTCGTCGGCTGCGGCTGTAAATGCATCGCCCATTGCGGCTGCCCGCGCGCTTTGCCCCACCTTCAATGCGTGGAACGAAGCCCGTCCGGTTCCGTGGAACTCTTTTGTCCGATGCTGACCCGCGCGCACGCCGGACGGCAACTTGTAGTCCTGCGCCCAGGCGTCTGACCCCAAAAGCCCGACGGCCAGGAGCATCGTAT
This Gemmatimonadota bacterium DNA region includes the following protein-coding sequences:
- a CDS encoding PorV/PorQ family protein, giving the protein MKRLTIYTMLLAVGLLGSDAWAQDYKLPSGVRAGQHRTKEFHGTGRASFHALKVGQSARAAAMGDAFTAAADDINAMFWNTAALTHIERFEYALGYTRWMVDSKFFNGAVAWRYGQQTFGLSVIQFDAGTSRETTPLDPQGRFTRDISAGDIFINFGYAYKMTDKLSLGASVKWIQETLDQDKINSASFDFSSVFYTGFGSSRLAMTLRNFGKDQELVIPGSLPQGTSIAQPLIYTIALAMEPYGRKGDPTYLTVAAELVHHIDDRERWHVGGELWVANTLALRAGYRGRYDLGTWTLGGGVQKDLGVGRRIGVDFAYINFGHLFDPPLRVSITGSF